Proteins encoded within one genomic window of Neodiprion fabricii isolate iyNeoFabr1 chromosome 6, iyNeoFabr1.1, whole genome shotgun sequence:
- the LOC124185505 gene encoding aldo-keto reductase family 1 member B1-like, whose translation MAKAPTVKFYNGSEIPVIGLGTWRSEPNKAYEAVKDAIDIGYRFIDNAYLYDNEVEVGKAVRSKIAEGVIKREDIFLSNKLWNTFHRPEAVEPMLRKTLANLGVEYVDMYLMHWPIAYKEGSGNYPLDAEGKMQFADYDFVDTWKAMEKVYEMGLTKNIGVSNFNEEQLERILKEGNIKPVTNQVECQPYLCQFKLSEYCKSKGIAITAYRPLGGPGKPGQPKPSEDPKIKIIAEKYKKTPAQIMLRYQIERGHIIIPKSVTKSRIEENFNIFNFELAKEDVELINSLDCNVRLSPLLECIDSPYYPFEK comes from the exons ATGGCGAAAGCACCGACagtgaaattttacaacgGATCAGAGATTCCAGTCATCGGACTGGGAACTTGGCGG TCAGAACCAAACAAAGCATACGAAGCAGTGAAGGATGCGATCGATATCGGATACCGATTCATCGACAACGCCTATCTCTACGATAACGAAGTGGAAGTTGGCAAGGCGGTGAGATCTAAAATTGCAGAAGGAGTTATAAAAAGAGAGGACATCTTCCTGAGCAACAAGCTATGGAATACTTTTCACCGACCAGAAGCCGTTGAACCAATGCTGAGGAAGACTTTGGCTAACTTGGGCGTTGAATATGTCGACATGTACTTGATGCATTGGCCGATAGCTTACAAAG AGGGAAGCGGAAACTATCCTCTTGACGCCGAAGGTAAAATGCAATTTGCCGACTACGATTTCGTCGACACTTGGAAAGCCATGGAGAAGGTTTACGAAATGGGATTAACGAAAAACATCGGCGTTAGTAACTTCAACGAAGAGCAGTTGGAGAGGATTCTAAAGGAGGGAAATATCAAGCCCGTTACCAACCAGGTCGAATGCCAACCCTATTTGTGCCAATTCAAGCTATCCGAATATTGCAAGTCCAAGGGCATCGCTATAACGGCTTATCGCCCATTGGGAGGGCCGGGAAAACCTGGCCAACCGAAACCCAGCGAAGatccgaaaatcaaaattattgcCGAGAAGTACAAAAAGACTCCTGCTCAAATTATGCTGCGTTATCAG attgAACGGGGACACATAATAATCCCCAAATCAGTGACTAAGTCTCGAATTGAAGAAAACTTCAATATATTTAACTTTGAACTTGCCAAAGAAGATGTTGAGCTCATCAACAGCCTTGACTGCAACGTCAGATTAAGTCCGCTGCTTGA GTGTATCGACAGCCCATACTATCCATTCGAGAAGTAG